The following coding sequences are from one Streptomyces sp. NBC_01232 window:
- a CDS encoding TAXI family TRAP transporter solute-binding subunit, translating into MTSPVVNRRQAMGAGVGALAVALAACAGDSGPVRRLRLATGPEGGPYNAFGQALAQAVAAGGRRIEIVPVSTAASVNNLRKLDEGSVELALAMADVAQDAALGRESFPRPTAVTALARVYVNYTHLLVPADGPVHSVKDLAGRPVAAGAAGSGVRVVAERVLRAAGLNGAPAATADERQLGLAASVSALREGSVDALFWSGGVPTPALSELAGELPLRFLPLDAYVGALRERYAPVYTAVTLPAGVYGLTEPVGTIGVGNYLLARADVPQDTVRELLQVVFERWRDLLREVTAGARLEPRFAISTGEVPLHAGAVAYYRSVYG; encoded by the coding sequence GTGACCAGCCCAGTGGTGAACCGGAGGCAGGCGATGGGCGCCGGGGTCGGCGCCCTGGCCGTGGCGCTGGCCGCGTGCGCGGGGGACTCCGGGCCGGTACGGCGGCTACGGCTCGCGACGGGGCCCGAGGGCGGGCCGTACAACGCGTTCGGGCAGGCCCTGGCGCAGGCCGTCGCCGCCGGCGGCCGCCGGATCGAGATCGTCCCGGTGAGCACCGCGGCCAGCGTGAACAACCTGCGGAAGCTGGACGAGGGGTCGGTGGAGCTGGCACTGGCCATGGCGGACGTGGCCCAGGACGCGGCGCTGGGCCGGGAGTCCTTCCCCCGTCCGACCGCCGTGACGGCGCTGGCCCGGGTCTATGTGAACTACACGCACCTGCTCGTCCCGGCGGATGGGCCCGTGCACTCGGTGAAGGACCTCGCCGGACGCCCCGTCGCGGCCGGCGCGGCCGGCTCCGGGGTCCGGGTGGTGGCGGAACGGGTCCTGCGGGCCGCCGGGCTGAACGGCGCACCCGCGGCGACGGCGGACGAGCGGCAGCTGGGCCTCGCCGCGTCCGTGAGCGCCTTGCGCGAAGGGTCGGTCGACGCACTGTTCTGGTCCGGCGGGGTGCCCACCCCGGCGCTGTCGGAGCTGGCGGGCGAGCTGCCGCTGCGCTTCCTCCCCCTCGACGCGTACGTGGGCGCGCTCCGGGAGCGCTACGCCCCCGTCTACACGGCGGTCACGCTCCCTGCCGGGGTGTACGGCCTGACGGAGCCGGTGGGAACCATCGGGGTCGGCAACTACCTGCTGGCACGGGCGGACGTACCGCAGGACACCGTGCGCGAGCTGCTCCAAGTGGTGTTCGAGCGGTGGCGGGACCTGCTGCGGGAGGTCACGGCCGGGGCGAGGCTGGAGCCCCGGTTCGCCATCTCGACCGGCGAGGTGCCGCTCCACGCGGGCGCCGTCGCGTACTACCGGTCGGTGTACGGCTGA
- a CDS encoding HAMP domain-containing sensor histidine kinase — MRRRLLAVLMVLMGAAALLLCIPLADASARGRTEHLLLQRRSEAVRFADLADRMRTAADRAELSAEISRYAHLYGAGVVVVDTAGATVARAGTGPAAEAATGAAADSDARRRALTGRSTDRLPTLLPWSPRTVVLAEPVGRDERVSGAVLMAVPTDAARRDVAARWSLIAAGALTAFAAAALVAAGIARWLMRPVRDLDRAVERLTAGSLQARAVSDTGPPELRHLRRHFNAMAEAMADSIGRQRDFVADASHQLRNPLATLVLQLENVEPYLAPGPGLAEHGRALDEAERLEELLDGLLALARVESGTAEPTVQDVARAVRDRVTAWAPVYRAAGVHLTASCPAGDLSARALPDAAGRILDALLDNAVKFVPRGGRVEVRATHGADGSAVVRVTDDGPGVPEEQLPLLLRRFARAPEHQNVPGSGLGLAIADEIARISGGRLDVSGHVPHGLVVELRIPAP; from the coding sequence GTGAGGCGCAGGCTCCTCGCGGTGCTGATGGTGCTGATGGGGGCGGCCGCGCTGCTGCTCTGCATCCCCCTGGCGGACGCCTCCGCACGCGGTCGTACCGAGCACCTGCTCCTCCAACGGCGCTCGGAGGCCGTACGGTTCGCCGATCTCGCCGACCGGATGCGCACCGCCGCCGATCGCGCGGAGCTTTCGGCCGAGATCAGCCGCTACGCCCATCTGTACGGAGCGGGGGTGGTCGTGGTCGACACCGCGGGGGCCACGGTGGCCCGGGCCGGGACCGGGCCGGCGGCGGAGGCCGCCACGGGCGCGGCCGCCGACTCCGACGCCCGCCGCCGCGCCCTCACCGGCCGTTCCACCGACCGGCTGCCCACCCTTCTCCCCTGGAGCCCTCGGACCGTCGTGCTGGCCGAGCCGGTGGGCCGGGACGAGCGGGTGAGCGGGGCGGTCCTGATGGCCGTACCCACCGACGCCGCCCGCCGGGACGTGGCGGCCCGCTGGTCGCTCATCGCCGCCGGGGCGCTGACCGCCTTCGCGGCGGCGGCCCTGGTCGCGGCCGGGATCGCGCGCTGGCTGATGCGCCCCGTGCGGGACCTGGACCGGGCGGTCGAGCGGCTGACCGCCGGCAGCCTCCAGGCCCGGGCCGTGTCCGACACCGGCCCGCCGGAACTGCGACACCTGCGCCGGCACTTCAACGCGATGGCGGAGGCCATGGCCGACTCCATCGGCCGCCAGCGCGACTTCGTCGCCGATGCCTCCCACCAGCTGCGCAATCCGCTGGCCACGCTCGTCCTGCAGCTGGAGAACGTCGAACCGTACCTCGCACCCGGGCCCGGCCTGGCCGAGCACGGCCGCGCACTGGACGAGGCGGAACGCCTGGAGGAGCTGCTCGACGGCCTGCTGGCGCTGGCCCGCGTGGAGTCCGGCACGGCGGAGCCCACCGTCCAGGACGTCGCGCGGGCGGTGCGGGACCGGGTGACGGCCTGGGCTCCGGTCTACCGTGCCGCGGGCGTGCACCTAACAGCGTCCTGTCCGGCCGGGGACCTGTCGGCGCGCGCCCTGCCCGACGCGGCGGGCCGGATCCTGGACGCGCTCCTCGACAACGCCGTCAAGTTCGTCCCGCGGGGCGGCCGCGTCGAGGTGCGCGCCACGCACGGGGCGGACGGGAGCGCCGTCGTACGGGTCACGGACGACGGCCCGGGGGTTCCCGAGGAGCAACTGCCCCTTCTGCTCAGACGTTTCGCGCGCGCCCCGGAGCACCAGAACGTCCCCGGCAGCGGCCTGGGCCTGGCCATCGCCGACGAGATCGCCCGCATCAGCGGTGGCCGGCTCGACGTCAGCGGCCATGTGCCGCACGGTCTGGTGGTCGAGCTCCGGATCCCGGCGCCGTGA
- a CDS encoding response regulator transcription factor has product MHALLVEDDDRMAQALGTALALRGHTVRRVGRALDALRHAREAEFVLLDLGLPDLDGLELLRRLRTVCDAPLIVVTARCEERDIVQGLRAGADDYVVKPFRMAELMARIDSVRRRTDPHPGRTEPIAAGPRPVRTGDVEVDLSGRTVTVAGVAVRLTRREFDVLAFLAARPDEVHSREVILDRIWGDAFLAASRSLDVHVAGIRAKTGRSGLVRTVRGFGYQLGTPPAAPDAGGGDPGGER; this is encoded by the coding sequence ATGCACGCGCTTCTCGTCGAGGACGACGACCGCATGGCCCAGGCCCTCGGCACGGCCCTCGCCCTGCGCGGGCACACCGTCCGCCGGGTCGGGCGTGCCCTGGACGCCCTGCGGCACGCGCGCGAGGCCGAATTCGTCCTGCTCGACCTGGGCCTTCCCGATCTCGACGGGCTGGAGCTGCTGCGGCGGCTGCGTACCGTATGCGACGCGCCGCTGATCGTGGTGACCGCGCGGTGCGAGGAGCGCGACATCGTGCAGGGGCTGCGGGCGGGCGCCGACGACTATGTGGTCAAGCCGTTCCGCATGGCCGAACTGATGGCCCGCATCGATTCCGTACGGCGCCGGACGGACCCGCACCCGGGCCGTACCGAGCCGATCGCGGCCGGGCCGCGCCCCGTGCGCACCGGTGACGTCGAGGTCGACCTGTCGGGGCGGACCGTCACGGTGGCGGGCGTCGCGGTGCGCCTGACGCGGCGCGAGTTCGACGTACTCGCCTTCCTGGCGGCCCGCCCGGACGAGGTGCATTCCCGCGAGGTGATCCTGGACCGGATCTGGGGGGACGCCTTCCTCGCGGCCTCCCGCTCGCTGGACGTCCATGTGGCGGGCATCCGCGCCAAGACCGGCCGCTCCGGCCTGGTGCGTACCGTCCGGGGGTTCGGCTACCAGCTCGGCACCCCGCCGGCCGCGCCCGATGCAGGGGGCGGCGACCCGGGCGGCGAGCGGTGA
- a CDS encoding MFS transporter, with protein sequence MPAPPPGDERRKRRLALVGGSLGNLVEWYDWFVYASFAIYFADSFFPGDNPTTQLMNTAGIFAVGFLMRPVGGWILGRAADRHGRKSALTLTVTMMSVAALLIAVAPTYGQAGYFGALVLLLARLLQGMSIGGEYAASATYLTEASARNRRGLGSSFQYVSMTCGQLLGLGILITLQHTLTSAQLESWGWRIPFVVGALFAVVVFWLRRRLQETDAFKEESAAGEEAHDDSTRGTLKALWQYRRQAGLVMALTLGGTVAYYTYTTYLTKYLVGSAGMEKTTATLVSFTALTLFAVLQPFAGMLSDRIGRRPLLITFAVGCTVGTYPIMTALGSASSYWSALGLSLLALVIITGYTSINAAVKAELFPTRVRALGVALPYAIANALFGGTAEYVALWFKNSGHETMFFWYVSGCALISLVTYVLMPDTRNAALSRAEAEEDGGLAPGPDRPATAAAEAAR encoded by the coding sequence ATGCCCGCACCGCCGCCCGGGGACGAGCGCAGGAAGCGCCGTCTCGCCCTGGTCGGCGGCTCGCTGGGCAATCTCGTCGAGTGGTACGACTGGTTCGTCTACGCCAGCTTCGCAATCTACTTCGCCGACTCCTTCTTCCCCGGCGACAACCCGACCACCCAGCTGATGAACACGGCGGGGATCTTCGCCGTGGGCTTCCTGATGCGCCCGGTCGGCGGCTGGATCCTGGGGCGCGCCGCCGACCGGCACGGCCGCAAGAGTGCGCTGACCCTCACCGTCACCATGATGTCGGTGGCCGCGCTGCTCATCGCCGTGGCACCGACGTACGGCCAGGCCGGGTACTTCGGCGCCCTGGTGCTGCTGCTCGCGCGGCTGCTCCAGGGGATGAGCATCGGCGGCGAGTACGCGGCCAGCGCCACCTACCTGACCGAAGCGTCCGCCCGCAACCGGCGCGGCCTTGGCTCGTCCTTCCAGTACGTGTCGATGACCTGCGGCCAGCTGCTCGGCCTGGGCATTCTGATCACCCTTCAGCACACGTTGACCAGCGCCCAGTTGGAGAGCTGGGGCTGGCGGATTCCCTTCGTCGTCGGGGCGTTGTTCGCGGTGGTCGTCTTCTGGCTGCGGCGACGCCTCCAGGAGACCGACGCGTTCAAGGAGGAGTCGGCGGCGGGCGAGGAAGCCCACGACGACAGCACGCGCGGCACGCTCAAGGCCCTGTGGCAGTACCGGCGACAGGCGGGGCTGGTCATGGCGCTCACCCTCGGCGGCACCGTGGCGTACTACACCTACACCACCTACCTCACCAAGTACCTGGTCGGCAGCGCGGGCATGGAGAAGACCACCGCCACGCTCGTCAGCTTCACCGCGCTGACCCTCTTCGCCGTGCTGCAGCCCTTCGCCGGCATGCTGTCCGACCGGATCGGCCGCCGGCCCCTGCTCATCACCTTCGCGGTGGGCTGCACGGTCGGCACCTACCCGATCATGACCGCCCTCGGGTCCGCGTCCTCGTACTGGTCCGCGCTCGGCCTGTCCCTGCTGGCCCTGGTCATCATCACCGGCTACACCTCGATCAACGCGGCGGTCAAGGCCGAGCTGTTCCCGACGCGCGTGCGCGCGCTGGGCGTGGCACTGCCGTACGCGATCGCCAACGCGCTCTTCGGCGGCACGGCGGAGTACGTGGCGCTGTGGTTCAAGAACAGTGGTCACGAGACCATGTTCTTCTGGTACGTCTCCGGGTGCGCGCTGATCTCCCTCGTGACCTACGTCCTCATGCCGGACACCCGCAACGCCGCGCTCAGCCGCGCCGAGGCCGAGGAGGACGGCGGCCTCGCCCCGGGTCCGGACCGGCCGGCGACGGCTGCGGCCGAGGCCGCACGCTGA
- a CDS encoding phytase: MRVIPSRRTPAVTAAAVVALGVIAVPAHARDASAPPLPRVSASVETPSLFDDEAGGNANADDPAIWRNAKNPDRSLVIATAKEGGLRVYDLDGRQVQSLPAPPPPREGDMPGRFNNVDLISGLRFPDGRHDVAVVSDRGRDQLRVYRIDPKRPTAPLVDVTDETAAPHVFSAGQDEVNEQRTAYGLAAYTDRRSGRSYAVTSRRHATALALAELLPNAGGKVGYRTVRTTSLPSSFTLPDGKTWAPCAEPGEEPQVEGMVIDPDTGDLYAGQEDVGIWKLDADLRSPARLIEKVRSYGVPGTWNPATEECTAGADPGFGGRHIAADVEGLTIWRDPAQPARRGYLLASSQGDDTFAVFDRGHGNAYVRGFRIGDGAGPSSPDGAQESDGAAVTSEPLGRKFPNGLLVVQDGHNTPATTGPDGEARTDTDFKFVDLGLLKRAARL; the protein is encoded by the coding sequence ATGCGCGTGATCCCGAGCAGGCGGACCCCGGCCGTGACCGCGGCGGCCGTGGTGGCACTGGGTGTGATCGCGGTGCCCGCGCACGCCCGCGACGCCTCGGCGCCGCCGCTGCCCCGGGTGTCTGCCTCCGTGGAGACGCCCTCCCTCTTCGACGACGAGGCCGGCGGCAACGCGAACGCCGACGACCCGGCGATCTGGCGCAACGCGAAGAACCCCGACCGCAGCCTGGTGATCGCCACCGCCAAGGAGGGCGGCCTGCGCGTCTACGACCTGGACGGCCGTCAGGTGCAGAGCCTGCCGGCGCCCCCGCCGCCGCGGGAGGGAGACATGCCCGGCCGCTTCAACAACGTCGACCTGATCAGCGGACTCCGCTTCCCGGACGGCCGCCACGACGTGGCCGTCGTCTCCGACCGAGGCCGCGACCAGCTGCGCGTCTACCGGATCGACCCGAAGCGGCCCACCGCCCCGCTGGTCGACGTCACCGACGAGACGGCCGCCCCGCACGTCTTCTCCGCCGGCCAGGACGAGGTCAACGAGCAGCGGACCGCCTACGGACTCGCCGCCTACACCGACCGCCGCAGCGGCCGCTCGTACGCGGTCACCAGCCGGCGCCACGCCACAGCCCTCGCGCTGGCCGAGCTCCTGCCGAACGCCGGCGGAAAGGTCGGCTACCGCACCGTCCGCACCACCTCGCTGCCCTCCTCCTTCACCCTGCCCGACGGAAAGACGTGGGCACCGTGCGCGGAACCGGGCGAGGAACCCCAGGTGGAGGGCATGGTCATCGATCCCGACACCGGTGACCTCTACGCAGGCCAGGAGGACGTGGGCATCTGGAAGCTCGACGCCGACCTGCGGTCACCCGCACGCCTGATCGAGAAGGTCCGCTCCTACGGCGTACCCGGCACCTGGAACCCCGCAACCGAGGAATGCACAGCGGGCGCCGACCCCGGCTTCGGCGGCCGGCACATCGCGGCCGACGTCGAGGGCCTGACCATCTGGCGCGACCCCGCGCAGCCCGCCCGCCGCGGCTACCTGCTGGCCTCCAGCCAGGGCGACGACACCTTCGCCGTCTTCGACCGCGGGCACGGCAACGCGTACGTCCGCGGCTTCCGCATCGGCGACGGCGCCGGGCCGAGCTCGCCGGACGGCGCCCAGGAGAGCGACGGCGCCGCGGTCACGAGCGAACCGCTGGGCAGGAAGTTCCCCAACGGCCTGCTGGTCGTTCAGGACGGCCACAACACCCCCGCGACCACCGGACCCGACGGGGAGGCCCGGACCGACACCGACTTCAAGTTCGTGGACCTGGGCCTGCTCAAGCGCGCCGCCCGCCTCTGA
- a CDS encoding PaaX family transcriptional regulator: MADSPLRPSSLINTVYGAFLRRLGGWISVADLITLMSELDVDGPAARSAISRLKKKGVLEPERRGATGYRLSPGAQPVFDEGDRRIFGSLEPAKLSDGWAMAVFSVPESERSYRYQLRTRLTWLGFGNIAPGVWLAPGRLLGDARDMLVRLGLSDYVHLFAAEYAAFSDLPGTVSSWWDFPAIEEQYAGFTQAYGPVAAGLTGQPGIDGAEAFRHYVPMLTQWRRLPYLDPGLPAELLPADWNAVAARQIFQQLNEVLAPPSLRHVQEVTGLTEEAADAP, translated from the coding sequence ATGGCGGACAGTCCCCTCAGGCCCAGCTCGTTGATCAACACGGTCTACGGGGCGTTCCTGCGACGGCTCGGAGGCTGGATCTCCGTCGCCGATCTGATCACCCTGATGTCCGAGCTCGACGTGGACGGCCCGGCGGCGCGCTCGGCGATCTCCCGGCTCAAGAAGAAGGGCGTCCTCGAACCGGAACGCCGGGGCGCCACCGGCTACCGGCTCAGCCCGGGTGCGCAACCCGTCTTCGACGAGGGCGACCGGCGCATCTTCGGCAGCCTGGAGCCGGCGAAGCTGAGCGACGGCTGGGCCATGGCCGTCTTCTCCGTACCGGAGTCCGAGCGCTCCTACCGCTACCAGCTGCGCACCCGGCTGACCTGGCTGGGCTTCGGCAACATCGCCCCGGGCGTGTGGCTGGCGCCGGGCCGACTCCTCGGCGACGCCCGTGACATGCTCGTACGGCTCGGCCTCAGCGACTACGTGCACCTGTTCGCCGCCGAGTACGCCGCCTTCAGCGACCTGCCCGGGACCGTCAGCTCCTGGTGGGACTTCCCGGCGATCGAGGAGCAGTACGCCGGGTTCACCCAGGCGTACGGCCCCGTCGCCGCGGGCCTGACCGGGCAGCCCGGCATCGACGGCGCCGAGGCCTTCCGCCACTACGTGCCCATGCTCACCCAGTGGCGCCGCCTGCCGTACCTCGACCCCGGACTGCCCGCCGAGCTGCTCCCGGCCGACTGGAACGCGGTGGCCGCGCGGCAGATCTTCCAGCAGCTCAACGAGGTGCTCGCCCCGCCCAGCCTGCGGCACGTGCAGGAGGTCACCGGCCTGACCGAGGAGGCGGCGGACGCCCCCTAG
- a CDS encoding allene oxide cyclase barrel-like domain-containing protein — protein MRPIRAACLGTATALVALLAWAPAVTADATDSPAAHAKPQKQRVITLTGRLAQQSRFPVNSSGPSQGDRTVVRSTLHDAAGNQVGETGGTCTTTRVTEGGAEACYVTYVLPGGQLSVQGMVFGIVPGPPGSFDNAITGGTGEFDRARGSVHVGPIVNGARTFTIYLK, from the coding sequence ATGCGCCCCATCAGAGCCGCCTGTCTCGGCACGGCCACCGCCCTGGTTGCCCTTCTCGCCTGGGCCCCTGCCGTGACCGCAGACGCGACGGACTCCCCTGCCGCCCACGCCAAGCCCCAAAAGCAACGGGTCATCACACTGACCGGCAGGCTCGCGCAGCAGTCGCGCTTCCCCGTCAACTCCAGCGGTCCCTCCCAGGGTGATCGGACCGTCGTCCGCTCGACCCTCCATGACGCGGCCGGCAACCAGGTCGGCGAAACCGGCGGCACCTGCACCACCACCCGGGTCACCGAGGGCGGAGCGGAGGCGTGCTACGTGACCTACGTCCTCCCGGGCGGCCAGCTCTCCGTGCAGGGGATGGTCTTCGGCATCGTGCCGGGCCCTCCCGGTTCGTTCGACAACGCGATCACCGGCGGCACCGGGGAATTCGACCGGGCTCGTGGCTCGGTCCACGTCGGGCCGATCGTCAATGGCGCGAGGACATTCACGATCTACCTGAAGTGA
- a CDS encoding carboxylesterase/lipase family protein: MTDDPSRRRVLRNTGVLTGAALLSGIPGGPAAAAQAAPPAGGTPLVVEPPAGRLRGSVEGGLTVFKGVPYAAPPVGALRWRPAQPHPGWQGTRDATAFGPSAPQLYREGGDAVLGTHGAPPFSEDCLTLNIWTPRADDAKRPVLVWIHGGGFISGSGSLPHYSGETFARNGDMVVVTLNYRLGPLGYLYFGEEGADGNFWLTDQLAALRWVRDNIAAFGGDPDDITLAGQSGGALSVAALAGARPTGRPLFRRAILQSPPLGLQIPGRAESLRRSATYLEILGVRNVTELRALPWPQLIGATIEMFRRTGRWGYWSTPFLPVLDDATLTRRPADLLLSGPGADIDVLIGWTREEATFAFALNEPYAAATKDQVLARARDTFGARAAEAYTAYEEARPGSRPVDVLMDLIGDDLFRIPGIDLAERRAAHGRPVWAYQFDLPTPAHNGQLASPHCLELPFVFNNFDKWSQAPFLAGLNPRIRDGLAGAVHASWISFIRTGDPNRSPMPHWQRYERNARTTMSLDSVTGAVDDLAGYWRRLHRPTSRQAARQDGPGAD, from the coding sequence ATGACCGACGATCCATCACGGCGCAGAGTCCTCAGGAACACCGGGGTGCTGACCGGTGCCGCGCTGCTCTCCGGCATCCCCGGCGGCCCGGCCGCCGCGGCGCAGGCCGCCCCGCCGGCGGGCGGGACCCCGCTCGTCGTGGAGCCGCCCGCGGGACGGCTGCGCGGAAGCGTCGAAGGCGGGCTGACCGTGTTCAAGGGCGTGCCCTACGCCGCTCCCCCGGTCGGCGCTCTGCGGTGGCGCCCCGCCCAGCCCCACCCGGGGTGGCAGGGGACACGCGATGCGACCGCCTTCGGGCCGAGCGCCCCGCAGCTGTACCGGGAAGGGGGCGACGCGGTGCTCGGAACCCACGGCGCTCCCCCGTTCAGCGAGGACTGCCTCACCCTCAACATCTGGACGCCCCGCGCCGACGACGCCAAGCGGCCCGTCCTGGTCTGGATCCACGGAGGCGGCTTCATCTCCGGATCCGGCTCCCTGCCCCACTACTCCGGCGAAACCTTCGCGCGGAACGGCGACATGGTCGTCGTGACCCTCAACTACCGTCTCGGACCGCTGGGCTACCTCTACTTCGGCGAGGAGGGCGCCGACGGGAACTTCTGGCTCACCGACCAACTCGCCGCGCTGCGCTGGGTACGGGACAACATCGCCGCGTTCGGCGGCGACCCGGACGACATCACCCTCGCCGGGCAGTCCGGCGGCGCACTCTCGGTCGCCGCCCTCGCCGGCGCCCGGCCCACCGGGCGCCCGCTGTTCCGGCGCGCCATCCTGCAGAGTCCGCCGCTCGGACTGCAGATCCCCGGCCGCGCGGAGTCCCTCCGGCGCAGCGCCACCTACCTCGAGATCCTCGGGGTCAGGAACGTGACGGAGCTACGGGCCCTCCCCTGGCCCCAGTTGATCGGCGCCACCATCGAGATGTTCCGGCGCACCGGACGGTGGGGGTACTGGTCGACCCCGTTCCTGCCGGTGCTCGACGACGCGACGCTGACCCGCCGGCCGGCCGACCTGCTGCTCAGCGGCCCGGGGGCGGACATCGACGTCCTGATCGGATGGACCAGGGAAGAGGCCACCTTCGCCTTCGCGCTCAACGAGCCCTACGCCGCCGCCACCAAGGACCAAGTGCTCGCGCGGGCGCGGGACACCTTCGGGGCCCGTGCGGCCGAGGCCTACACGGCGTACGAGGAGGCCCGGCCGGGGTCCCGCCCGGTCGACGTCCTCATGGACCTGATCGGCGACGACCTGTTCCGCATCCCCGGGATCGACCTGGCCGAGCGGCGCGCGGCCCACGGACGGCCGGTCTGGGCGTACCAGTTCGACCTCCCGACGCCCGCGCACAACGGGCAACTGGCCTCGCCGCACTGTCTGGAGCTGCCGTTCGTCTTCAACAACTTCGACAAGTGGTCGCAGGCGCCGTTCCTGGCGGGGCTGAACCCGAGGATCCGTGACGGTCTCGCCGGCGCCGTGCACGCGTCCTGGATCTCCTTCATCCGCACCGGTGATCCCAACCGCAGCCCCATGCCGCACTGGCAGCGCTACGAACGCAACGCACGGACCACCATGAGCCTGGACTCGGTCACCGGCGCCGTTGACGACCTCGCCGGGTACTGGCGGCGTCTGCACCGTCCGACGTCGCGACAGGCCGCCCGCCAGGACGGTCCCGGGGCGGACTGA
- a CDS encoding ABC transporter substrate-binding protein yields MAGRFRPLVLITVTTSLLLATGCGGASLGTGEDSKQKGPVRIGLLVPRSGTYKALGDDMKQGFELYVRQHGGRLGGREVEIVIADEGETADSGKAAAEKLVKQDRVLAVSGVVSSATVNGVKDLFETGRIPLVGSNASPTTLTGTKYIWRTSYVNDEPGKALGKHVAERAGGPVFLIAAGYQAGKDEIEGFKSTFLAAGGKIAGEEVYTPFPGTKNFQPYLSQIENSGAKAVFCFYAGGAAVDFVKQYRDFGLAGRIPLYAPGFLTEGGVLKGQGDAANGVLTALNYSADLDNAANRQFAPAYRAAHGTEPTTYAMASWDAAQVLDKAIKAAGATVTPESVNAAISTVGDIDSPRGTWRFNSGGTPIQPWYLREVRQGANTVAGDLGRLGG; encoded by the coding sequence ATGGCAGGTCGCTTTCGCCCCCTGGTTCTGATCACCGTCACCACGAGCCTCTTGCTGGCCACGGGGTGCGGCGGCGCGAGTCTCGGTACCGGCGAAGACAGCAAGCAGAAGGGGCCCGTGAGGATCGGGCTCCTCGTTCCCCGGTCCGGCACCTACAAGGCGCTCGGCGACGACATGAAGCAGGGCTTCGAGCTCTACGTCCGACAGCACGGCGGCAGACTCGGCGGCCGCGAGGTCGAGATCGTGATCGCGGACGAGGGGGAGACGGCCGACTCGGGCAAGGCGGCGGCGGAGAAGCTCGTCAAGCAGGACCGGGTACTGGCGGTCAGCGGCGTGGTCAGCTCGGCCACCGTCAACGGGGTCAAGGACCTGTTCGAGACCGGCCGGATCCCGCTCGTCGGCTCGAACGCCTCACCGACGACCCTGACCGGAACCAAGTACATCTGGCGCACCTCGTACGTCAACGACGAGCCGGGCAAGGCGCTCGGCAAGCACGTCGCCGAGCGGGCCGGGGGCCCGGTCTTCCTCATCGCCGCGGGCTACCAGGCGGGCAAGGACGAGATCGAGGGCTTCAAGTCCACCTTCCTGGCCGCCGGCGGCAAGATCGCGGGGGAGGAGGTCTACACCCCGTTCCCGGGGACCAAGAACTTCCAGCCCTACCTCTCGCAGATCGAGAACTCCGGCGCGAAGGCGGTCTTCTGCTTCTACGCAGGCGGCGCGGCCGTCGACTTCGTCAAGCAGTACCGTGACTTCGGCCTGGCCGGCCGGATCCCGCTCTACGCACCCGGCTTCCTCACCGAGGGCGGCGTACTGAAGGGCCAGGGAGACGCCGCGAACGGTGTCCTCACCGCCCTCAACTACAGCGCCGACCTGGACAACGCCGCCAACCGGCAGTTCGCGCCGGCCTACCGGGCCGCCCACGGCACGGAGCCGACCACCTACGCGATGGCGTCATGGGACGCGGCGCAGGTCCTCGACAAGGCGATCAAGGCGGCCGGTGCCACCGTGACCCCGGAATCGGTCAATGCCGCCATCTCCACGGTGGGGGACATCGACAGCCCGCGCGGCACCTGGCGGTTCAACAGCGGCGGCACACCGATCCAGCCCTGGTACCTGCGCGAGGTCAGGCAGGGCGCCAACACCGTCGCCGGCGACCTCGGCCGACTGGGCGGCTGA